A genomic segment from Triticum dicoccoides isolate Atlit2015 ecotype Zavitan chromosome 1A, WEW_v2.0, whole genome shotgun sequence encodes:
- the LOC119286149 gene encoding protein tesmin/TSO1-like CXC 3 has protein sequence MEATPISVKPPSPPPPPPPHLTAAVPLSAVEPPPSPPPAVAAAPEGPDALPDPTSMNQLALATTPKRQKLEDAADGCKHCACKKSRCLKLYCPCFAGGGYCSEKCGCVPCFNKSDFAETVQTTRKVLLSRQKRMSLKINRRLEANAETMEDAHNSSSSTPPRRGCNCKKSSCLKKYCDCYQDGTGCSLFCRCEDCKNPYGKNEGFMADESKRFIYTGADLDHSEDEHDFVVERSPRLQSPISKESSFQHTPPRSKASSRDTHLLPQVLSQWQPRSWQLSSKRQGNDHRVVDDSGENHKSSSHEWQLAKHQVQEDAYSISRCVQILNGMVELSQVEKSVAPDVFLQPGNREIFVSLGLDVRALWLKRKIQHLT, from the exons ATGGAGGCCACCCCGATCTCCGTcaagcccccctcgccgcccccgcccccgcccccgcaccTCACGGCGGCGGTGCCCCTCTCGGCCGTGGAGcccccgccctcgccgccgccggccgtgGCGGCGGCCCCGGAGGGCCCCGACGCGCTGCCGGATCCCACCAGCATGAACCAGCTCGCGCTCGCCACCACGCCCAAGAG GCAGAAGCTGGAGGACGCCGCGGATGGGTGCAAGCATTGCGCCTGCAAAAAGTCCAGATGCCTGAAGCT GTATTGTCCATGTTTTGCTGGTGGAGGTTATTGTTCTGAAAAATGTGGATGCGTGCCATGTTTCAACAAGTCTGATTTTGCAGAGACAGTTCAGACCACTCGCAAGGTGCTACTTTCACGTCAGAAACGGATGTCTCTGAAAATTAATAGAAGACTGGAGGCTAATGCTGAAACTATG GAAGATGCACAcaattcttcttcttcaactccacCAAGGCGAGGTTGCAATTGCAAGAAATCAAGTTGCCTAAAGAAATACTGTGATTGCTACCAG GATGGGACTGGATGCTCCTTATTTTGTCGATGCGAGGATTGCAAGAATCCTTATGGGAAAAATG AAGGTTTTATGGCGGACGAAAGCAAGCGTTTTATATACACCGGTGCGGATCTGGACCATAGCGAGGACGAACACGACTTTGTCGTGGAGCGTTCGCCTCGCCTGCAATCGCCCATCTCAAAGGAGTCCTCTTTCCAACACACCCCGCCTCGCAGCAAGGCCTCGAGCAGAGACACGCACCTGCTGCCGCAGGTGCTGTCGCAGTGGCAGCCGCGCTCATGGCAGCTGTCCTCGAAGAGGCAGGGCAACGACCACCGGGTGGTCGACGACTCGGGAGAGAACCACAAGAGCTCGAGCCACGAGTGGCAGCTGGCGAAGCACCAGGTCCAGGAGGACGCCTACAGCATCTCGCGGTGCGTCCAGATCCTGAACGGCATGGTGGAGCTGTCGCAGGTGGAGAAGTCGGTGGCCCCCGACGTGTTCCTGCAGCCGGGCAACCGGGAGATATTCGTCTCCCTGGGGCTCGACGTCCGCGCCCTGTGGCTCAAGCGCAAGATCCAGCACCTGACTTAG
- the LOC119286158 gene encoding signal recognition particle 54 kDa protein 2: MVLAQLGGSISRALAQMSNATVIDEKVLGECLNEISRALLQSDVQFKMVRDMQTNIRKIVNLETLAAGTNKRRIIQQAVFTELCNMLDPGKPAFTPKKGKPSVVMFVGLQGSGKTTTCTKYAYYHQRKGFKPSLVCADTFRAGAFDQLKQNATKAKIPFYGSYMESDPVKIAVEGLERFRKENSDLIIIDTSGRHKQEAALFEEMRQVAEATKPDLVIFVMDGSIGQAAFDQAQAFKQSASVGAVIVTKLDGHAKGGGALSAVAATKSPVIFIGTGEHIDEFEIFDVKPFVSRLLGMGDLSGLMDKIQDVMPADQQPELLAKLAEGTFTLRLLYEQFQNLLKMGPIGQVFSMLPGFSSELMPKGHEKEGQAKIKRYMTIMDSMTAAELDSTNPKLMTESRIIRIARGSGRQIRDVMDMLEEYKRLAKMWSKMKGLKMPKNGKMSDLSQNLNIQQMTKALPPQVLKQMGGMGGLQALMKQMGGKDMSKMLGGMGLGGD; this comes from the exons ATGGTGCTCGCGCAGCTGGGCGGGAGCATCTCCCGCGCGCTCGCGCAGATGAGCAACGCCACGGTGATCGACGAGAAGGTGCTCGGGGAGTGCCTCAACGAGATCTCCCGCGCGCTGCTGCAGTCCGACGTCCAGTTCAAGATGGTCCGCGACATGCAGACCAACATCAGGAAGATCGTCAACCTCGAGACCCTCGCCGCCGGCACCAACAAGCGACGCATCATACAGCAG GCCGTCTTCACGGAGCTCTGCAACATGCTCGATCCCGGGAAGCCGGCCTTCACCCCCAAGAAGGGCAAGCCCAGCGTCGTCATGTTCGTCGGGTTGCAGG GTTCTGGAAAAACTACCACATGTACCAAATACGCATATTATCATCAGCGCAAGGGATTTAAACCGTCTCTGGTTTGTGCCGATACATTCCGAGCTGGTGCTTTTGATCAGTTGAAGCAGAATGCAACCAAGGCAAAGATACCTTTTTACGGAAG CTACATGGAGTCAGATCCTGTGAAAATTGCTGTTGAGGGTCTGGAAAGGTTCAGGAAAGAAAATTCTGATCTCATCATTATTGACACAAGTGGACGCCATAAGCAAGAGGCTGCACTCTTCGAAGAAATGCGTCAAGTTGCAGAAGCAACG AAACCAGACCTGGTGATATTTGTGATGGATGGCAGTATTGGTCAGGCTGCGTTTGATCAGGCACAAGCATTTAAACAAAGTGCTTCTGTTGGTGCTGTCATCGTAACGAAATTGGATGGTCATGCAAAAGGAGGCGGTGCACTTAGCGC GGTTGCAGCTACAAAAAGTCCAGTGATATTTATTGGAACTGGAGAACACATTGATGAATTTGAGATTTTTGATGTGAAACCATTTGTCAGCCGTCTGCTAG GTATGGGAGACTTGTCTGGCTTAATGGACAAGATCCAGGATGTTATGCCTGCTGATCAACAGCCTGAGCTTCTGGCAAAGCTGGCTGAAGGAACCTTCACTCTCAGACTTTTGTATGAGCAATTCCAGAATCTTCTGAAAATGGGTCCTATTGGCCAG GTCTTCTCCATGTTGCCTGGATTTAGTTCAGAGTTGATGCCAAAAGGACATGAGAAAGAAGGCCAAGCGAAGATTAAGCGGTACATGACGATTATGGATTCCATGACAGCAGCAG AGCTCGACAGTACAAACCCAAAGCTGATGACTGAGTCGCGAATCATCCGGATCGCTCGGGGGTCTGGCAGGCAAATCAGAGACGTGATGGACATGCTGGAAGAGTACAAGCGGCTAGCCAAGATGTGGAGCAAGATGAAGGGGCTAAAGATGCCGAAGAATGGAAAGATGAGCGACCTGTCCCAGAACCTGAACATCCAGCAGATGACCAAGGCGCTCCCGCCGCAAGTGCTGAAGCAGATGGGCGGCATGGGCGGCCTGCAGGCCCTGATGAAGCAGATGGGCGGCAAGGACATGAGCAAAATGCTCGGTGGCATGGGACTGGGCGGTGATTAG